From Anopheles funestus chromosome 3RL, idAnoFuneDA-416_04, whole genome shotgun sequence, a single genomic window includes:
- the LOC125770521 gene encoding uncharacterized protein LOC125770521, with translation MDSIKCCMVLVVVLGCTVSSISADPDCENLKDRRDEMDQCCQAEKIISLKDADECSSASDEASEPHAKIMCSVECKLKSLGVVKDDEIVQEKALEFVERLEDGWKETAKDIVTKCIDTITTMKSKMEEHGHGMKCSPVSGFFIMCLMKNTFTQCPADKWQNTSFCNKIRNGECRPNRD, from the exons ATGGATTCTATAAAGTGTTGCATGGTTCTCGTTGTCGTTCTTGGATGCACTGTG TCATCCATCAGCGCCGATCCGGATTGTGAGAATTTGAAAGACCGG CGTGATGAAATGGATCAGTGTTGCCAGGCCGAGAAAATCATCTCACTAAAGGATGCGGATGAGTGTTCTTCCGCCTCAGACGAAGCTTCCGAACCGCATGCGAAAATTATG TGTTCAGTCGAGTGTAAGCTAAAGTCACTTGGTGTGGTAAAAGATGATGAGATCGTACAGGAAAAGGCATTGGAGTTTGTGGAACGGTTGGAAGATGGTTGGAAGGAAACAGCAAAGGACATCGTTACCAAGTGCATTGATACGATAACGACGATGAAAAGTAAGATGGAGGAACATGGTCACGGTATGAAATGTTCACCAGTTAGTGGATTTTTCATCATGTGTCTTATGAAAAACACTTTCACCCAGTGTCCGGCTGATAAGTGGCAGAACA CAAGCTTCTGCAACAAAATTAGGAATGGTGAATGTCGCCCAAACCGTGATTAA
- the LOC125766920 gene encoding uncharacterized protein LOC125766920, with product MYHHHRVALLIGFLLLGFPSDWKIQADDCIDLKVYASTVAGCCHHEAFMDTETFDSCFKTTEDQHTEQNVQSVVCAFDCSYRQMGILHGEDEIDLETINTRQAAYDGAYQETIANAANYCIAVKDKIRQRAERVSTTCSSFAVKFHACLVMEVVLHCPAERWNDSPICAKVKSGTPICKSSQKSSSNCITKRQQFEIPSCCQMEPLASMDLLTKCEEVTAADTNPGTDMYDVCLQKCIYEELGAIDGFEAHLEKLYPLVEGFPVDYRNTVHMAIDECSKLVRKLKKRIERIDTKCEFLGIFVDRCLRMFIYDKCPTARWSASMVCTKVRQGVPECAD from the exons atgtatcatcatcatcgggtAGCGTTATTGATCGGTTTTCTATTGCTGGGATTCCCGAGCGACTGGAAAATTCAAGCGGATGATTGTATTGATCTAAAGGTTTAT GCTTCGACGGTTGCAGGCTGTTGCCACCATGAAGCATTCATGGATACAGAAACATTTGATAGCTGCTTTAAAACAACGGAAGACCAACATACTGAACAAAACGTACAATCAGTGGTG TGTGCTTTTGATTGCTCGTACCGGCAGATGGGAATCCTACATGGGGAGGATGAAATCGATCTAGAGACAATCAACACGCGCCAGGCTGCGTACGATGGCGCCTATCAGGAAACGATCGCAAATGCTGCGAATTACTGTATCGCAGTTAAAGATAAAATACGTCAGCGGGCGGAACGTGTGTCAACTACTTGCAGCTCGTTTGCGGTTAAGTTTCATGCATGCTTGGTAATGGAGGTAGTTCTACACTGTCCTGCAGAGCGATGGAATGACAGTCCGATCTGCGCGAAGGTAAAGAGTGGTACGCCAATATGTAAATCG tCGCAAAAGTCTTCATCAAACTGCATTACCAAACGGCAG CAATTTGAAATTCCCAGCTGCTGCCAGATGGAACCCCTAGCGTCAATGGACCTCTTGACAAAATGTGAAGAAGTGACAGCAGCTGATACTAATCCCGGCACAGATATGTACGACGTG TGTTTGCAGAAGTGCATTTATGAGGAACTTGGAGCAATTGACGGGTTTGAGGCACACTTGGAGAAGCTTTATCCACTGGTGGAGGGTTTTCCGGTCGATTATCGGAATACGGTGCATATGGCAATCGATGAGTGCAGCAAGCTGGTTCGTAAGCTAAAGAAACGAATCGAACGAATAGACACGAAATGTGAGTTTTTAGGTATTTTTGTCGATCGTTGCTTGCGAATGTTTATATACGATAAATGTCCAACGGCTCGCTGGAGTGCTAGTATGGTCTGCACTAAGGTTAGGCAAGGTGTTCCAGAATGTGCAgattaa